One Frankia alni ACN14a DNA window includes the following coding sequences:
- a CDS encoding acyl-CoA dehydrogenase family protein, translated as MGKHHVEMTPDEQADVLATARALAEEFAAAGPAADADNRFPTELVPRYRDSGLVALSVPKKYGGLGADIWTTTLVSKELAKGDPAIALAFNMHQTMIGIFRGLLDEPMRERVFAEVVDEQKIVCGPFSEDRAGLTGLADTKAVPDGSGGWRVTGRKTWATLCLGADLVAFNATITDPSGELPTEFTDHAAREAVFVLPIDSPGISVVETWDTMGMRATGTHTLVFDGVAAPADAYGGNFRNGLFGEFEWASMSFAGVYCGLAEKAYAATREILRKKSLGATMEGSDVALKGIGYIQHGLGRMLVDTETAARALETTGRILLDGRDAEWNPLARTGLLDVTKVATTEAAIRVTDTALRLVGGSAFRRGHVLERLYRDARGGPFHPLTTDQAYDLLGRAELGLLDGA; from the coding sequence ATGGGAAAGCACCACGTGGAGATGACGCCGGACGAACAGGCCGACGTGCTCGCGACGGCCCGCGCGCTGGCCGAGGAGTTCGCCGCCGCCGGGCCGGCGGCCGACGCCGACAACCGGTTCCCCACCGAACTCGTTCCCCGTTACCGGGACAGCGGCCTGGTCGCCCTCTCGGTGCCGAAGAAGTACGGGGGGCTGGGCGCGGACATCTGGACGACCACCCTGGTGTCGAAGGAGCTCGCCAAGGGCGACCCGGCCATCGCGCTCGCCTTCAACATGCACCAGACGATGATCGGGATCTTCCGCGGACTGCTGGACGAGCCGATGCGCGAACGGGTGTTCGCCGAGGTCGTCGACGAACAGAAGATCGTGTGCGGACCGTTCAGCGAGGATCGGGCCGGCCTGACCGGTCTCGCCGACACGAAGGCGGTTCCCGACGGTTCCGGCGGCTGGCGGGTCACCGGGCGCAAGACCTGGGCCACCCTCTGCCTCGGCGCCGATCTCGTCGCGTTCAACGCGACGATCACCGACCCGTCCGGCGAGCTGCCCACGGAGTTCACCGACCACGCCGCGCGCGAGGCGGTGTTCGTGCTGCCGATCGACAGCCCCGGCATCAGCGTGGTCGAGACATGGGACACGATGGGCATGCGCGCGACCGGCACCCACACCCTCGTGTTCGACGGTGTCGCCGCCCCGGCGGACGCCTACGGCGGCAACTTCCGCAACGGGTTGTTCGGCGAGTTCGAATGGGCGTCGATGAGCTTCGCCGGGGTCTACTGCGGCCTGGCCGAGAAGGCGTACGCGGCGACTCGGGAGATCCTGCGCAAGAAGTCCCTGGGCGCCACGATGGAGGGCTCCGACGTCGCGTTGAAGGGCATCGGCTACATCCAGCACGGGCTCGGCCGGATGCTGGTCGACACGGAGACGGCGGCCCGCGCACTGGAGACGACGGGGCGCATTCTGCTCGACGGCCGGGACGCCGAGTGGAATCCGCTCGCCCGCACGGGGTTGCTCGACGTCACGAAGGTCGCCACCACGGAGGCAGCGATCCGGGTGACCGACACGGCGCTGCGCCTGGTCGGCGGGTCGGCGTTTCGACGTGGCCACGTCCTGGAGCGCCTGTACCGCGACGCCCGCGGCGGGCCCTTCCACCCCCTCACCACCGACCAGGCGTACGACCTGCTCGGGCGCGCGGAGCTGGGGCTGCTCGACGGCGCCTGA
- a CDS encoding acyl-CoA carboxylase subunit beta: MRSRLDTGSGQYRTNRRTQLGLLADLSEQLAAARDGGGERYRDRHRRRGRLLVRERIELLLDRDSAFLELSPLAAWGSGFAVGASVVTGIGVVSGVEVVVIGHDPTVRGGAMNPHSLRKTLRALEIARRNRLPVVNLVESGGADLPSQADLFVGAGRIFHDLSALSAAGVPTIALVFGTATAGGAYVPGMCDYAVLVDGQAKVFLGGPPLVRMATGEQADDEELGGAAMHGRVSGLADHVAVDERDAIRIGRRILSEINWRKLGRGPELPADPPLYDPDELLGIAPADLRLPFDPREVLARVVDGSRFGEYKPEFGTRLVTGWASVHGFAVGVLANAGGILFSAEACKAAEFIQLANQVDTPLLFLQNTTGFMVGTAYERGGIISDGAKMINAVTNSSVPHLTITMAASFGAGNYGMSGRAFDPRLMFAWAGARCAVMGAAQLAGVLSIVGQSAAEAAGRPFDAAADAERRAAIERQIEAESHAFFMSGRLYDDGVLDPRDTRTVLGIALSAAHSAPIEGRRGYGVFRM, translated from the coding sequence CTGCGCTCCCGCCTGGACACCGGCTCCGGGCAGTACCGGACCAACCGGCGCACGCAGCTCGGACTCCTGGCCGACCTGTCCGAGCAGCTCGCCGCCGCCCGCGACGGTGGCGGCGAGCGCTACCGCGACCGGCACCGTCGCCGCGGCCGGCTGCTGGTCCGGGAGCGCATCGAGCTGCTGCTCGACCGGGACTCGGCGTTCCTCGAACTGTCCCCGCTCGCCGCCTGGGGCAGCGGGTTCGCCGTCGGGGCGAGCGTCGTCACCGGGATCGGCGTGGTGTCCGGGGTCGAGGTGGTCGTCATCGGCCACGACCCGACGGTCCGCGGCGGCGCGATGAACCCGCACTCGCTGCGCAAGACGCTGCGCGCGCTGGAGATCGCGCGGCGCAACCGGCTGCCCGTGGTGAACCTCGTCGAGTCCGGTGGTGCGGACCTGCCCAGCCAGGCCGACCTGTTCGTCGGGGCCGGGCGGATCTTCCACGACCTGTCCGCGCTGTCGGCGGCCGGCGTCCCCACGATCGCCCTGGTCTTCGGCACCGCGACGGCCGGCGGCGCCTACGTGCCCGGGATGTGCGACTACGCCGTCCTCGTCGACGGCCAGGCGAAGGTGTTCCTCGGCGGCCCGCCGCTGGTGCGGATGGCCACCGGCGAGCAGGCCGACGACGAGGAGCTCGGCGGGGCGGCGATGCACGGGCGGGTGTCCGGGCTCGCCGACCACGTCGCCGTCGACGAGCGCGACGCGATCCGCATCGGCCGCCGGATCCTGTCCGAGATCAACTGGCGCAAGCTTGGTCGCGGGCCCGAACTGCCCGCCGACCCGCCGCTCTACGACCCCGACGAGCTGCTCGGCATCGCCCCGGCCGACCTGCGGCTGCCGTTCGACCCCCGGGAGGTGCTCGCCCGCGTCGTCGACGGCTCCCGGTTCGGCGAGTACAAGCCGGAGTTCGGCACCCGCCTGGTGACGGGCTGGGCGTCGGTGCACGGGTTCGCCGTCGGGGTGCTGGCCAACGCGGGCGGCATCCTGTTCAGCGCCGAGGCGTGCAAGGCCGCCGAGTTCATCCAGCTCGCCAACCAGGTCGACACCCCGCTGCTGTTCCTGCAGAACACCACCGGCTTCATGGTGGGCACCGCCTACGAACGCGGCGGCATCATCTCCGACGGCGCCAAGATGATCAATGCCGTGACGAACAGCAGCGTCCCGCACCTGACCATCACCATGGCGGCGTCGTTCGGCGCCGGCAACTACGGCATGTCCGGGCGGGCCTTCGACCCGCGGCTGATGTTCGCCTGGGCCGGCGCCCGCTGCGCCGTCATGGGCGCCGCCCAGCTCGCGGGCGTGCTGTCGATCGTCGGGCAGTCCGCCGCCGAGGCCGCCGGCCGGCCTTTCGACGCCGCCGCGGACGCCGAGCGGCGGGCGGCGATCGAACGCCAGATCGAGGCCGAGTCGCACGCGTTCTTCATGAGCGGGCGGCTCTACGACGACGGCGTGCTCGACCCACGGGACACCCGCACCGTGCTCGGCATCGCCCTGTCCGCCGCGCACTCCGCGCCGATCGAGGGACGCCGTGGCTACGGCGTCTTCAGGATGTGA
- a CDS encoding acyl-CoA dehydrogenase family protein, with product MDFAETAELTALRETVAAIIKPFGGAYYTERSATRTPTAEAWGALAEAGYLGVNLPERYGGGGGGIVELAAVCEESAAAGCPLLLLLVSAAISGEVIARFGDEGQRERWLPGLADGSHKIVFAITEPGAGSNTHRLATSARRAGDDWLLSGQKYYISGFDEAAAVLVVARTGVDEGTGRARLSLFVVPTRTPGLTAHPLPVAAQLPERQFTLFLDDVRVPADALVGTEGDGLRQVFHGLNPERITGAALCVGIARYALDRAVAYARDRRVWDQPIGAYQGIAHPLAKARIETSLAALMTRRAAWAHDRGLPAGEPSNTAKYAAAEAALAAVDQAIQTHGGNGMSAEYGLVPLWGLARTLRIAPVSREMILNYVAQHGLGLPRSY from the coding sequence GTGGACTTCGCTGAGACCGCGGAGCTGACGGCCCTGCGCGAGACCGTCGCCGCGATCATCAAACCGTTCGGTGGCGCCTACTACACCGAGCGGTCGGCGACCCGGACGCCGACCGCCGAGGCGTGGGGCGCACTGGCCGAGGCCGGCTACCTCGGCGTGAACCTGCCCGAGCGCTACGGCGGGGGCGGCGGCGGCATCGTGGAGCTCGCCGCCGTGTGCGAGGAGAGCGCCGCGGCGGGCTGCCCGCTGCTGCTCCTGCTGGTCTCGGCGGCGATCTCCGGGGAGGTGATCGCCCGGTTCGGCGACGAGGGCCAGCGGGAACGCTGGCTGCCCGGCCTCGCCGACGGCAGCCACAAGATCGTCTTTGCGATCACCGAGCCGGGCGCCGGGTCGAACACCCACCGCCTGGCCACGAGCGCGCGCCGCGCCGGCGACGACTGGCTGCTCAGCGGCCAGAAGTACTACATCTCCGGGTTCGACGAGGCCGCCGCCGTCCTCGTGGTGGCGCGCACCGGCGTCGACGAGGGCACCGGGCGGGCCCGGCTGTCGCTGTTCGTCGTCCCGACCCGCACCCCCGGGCTGACCGCGCACCCGCTGCCGGTCGCGGCCCAGCTGCCCGAACGACAGTTCACCCTGTTCCTCGACGACGTGCGGGTGCCGGCCGACGCGCTGGTCGGCACCGAGGGCGACGGCCTGCGCCAGGTGTTCCACGGGCTGAACCCGGAACGGATCACCGGTGCCGCGCTGTGCGTCGGCATCGCCCGGTACGCCCTCGACCGCGCCGTGGCCTACGCCCGCGACCGGCGGGTCTGGGACCAGCCCATCGGCGCCTACCAGGGCATCGCGCACCCGCTCGCCAAGGCGCGGATCGAGACCTCGCTGGCCGCCCTGATGACACGCCGCGCCGCGTGGGCGCACGACCGGGGGCTGCCCGCCGGCGAGCCGTCCAACACGGCCAAGTACGCGGCGGCCGAGGCGGCGCTGGCCGCCGTCGACCAGGCCATCCAGACCCACGGTGGCAACGGGATGTCGGCCGAGTACGGCCTGGTGCCGCTGTGGGGGCTGGCCCGCACGCTGCGGATCGCGCCGGTGAGCCGGGAGATGATCCTGAACTACGTCGCCCAGCACGGTCTCGGCCTGCCCCGCTCGTACTGA
- a CDS encoding flavin reductase family protein, with protein sequence MAGPDAASFRDVLSRFATGVVVVTALAGDRPVGLTCQSFTALSLDPPMILFCPGRSSTSWPAVAGAGRLCVNILSADQDLLSAGFARSGADKFAGVAWTPLPGGAPALDGAAAHIGAHIAAIHDGGDHHIVTCHVESVRAGEHDGPLVYYRSRYRRLLPAD encoded by the coding sequence GTGGCCGGGCCGGATGCCGCCAGCTTCCGGGACGTGCTGTCCCGGTTCGCCACCGGCGTGGTGGTGGTGACGGCGCTGGCCGGCGACCGGCCGGTCGGGCTGACCTGCCAGTCGTTCACCGCGCTGTCACTGGACCCGCCGATGATCCTGTTCTGCCCGGGCCGGTCGTCGACCTCGTGGCCGGCGGTGGCGGGCGCGGGCCGGCTGTGCGTCAACATCCTCAGCGCCGACCAGGATCTGCTCAGCGCGGGCTTCGCGCGCAGCGGGGCGGACAAGTTCGCCGGCGTCGCGTGGACGCCGCTGCCGGGCGGCGCACCCGCCCTGGACGGCGCCGCCGCCCACATCGGCGCGCACATCGCCGCCATCCACGACGGCGGCGACCACCACATCGTCACCTGTCACGTCGAGAGCGTCCGCGCCGGCGAGCACGACGGCCCGCTCGTCTACTACCGCAGCCGCTACCGGCGGCTGCTGCCGGCCGACTGA
- a CDS encoding AMP-binding protein: protein MWGTLPEVFDRACLYHAGATALVDGERRLTYRQMREYANRVAHGLAALGVGRGDRVGLLLPNVLEFIPTQHGIWKAGAALVQMPARAAAAGHRATLRQTGATTLIYHERFDDVVAEALAGVPQRPRLIRLAASTPSPAGPGGLADSAGSAGSADSVRRGGPVEAVDSAGLGRLDYAAYFGAQLDGPPATVPREDDEAYVLFTSGSTGEPKGVVTSHETWAHYSITAGLEIGDIRPGEVFAHGAPLTHFTQIFVMPTFLRGGTNVMLPGLDVDLLLGTVQRERVTATAVVPTIVYLLLDHPDRASYDLSSLHTMIYAGAPIAPERLREALAVFGPIFVQTYAGTEPGYVSCLRKEDHRVDSEPGLRRLASAGRPIPYVRVSIQDEADRPLPIGETGEICSRQLGQMLTYLDPTRNAEALRDGWVHTGDIGRLDDDGFLYLVDRKKDMVVSGGFNVFPRQVEDVLLTHPAVAQAAVIGVPHAKWGEAVHAVVVARAGAEVTEADLIAHVRRELGGVPAPKSIEFRAGLPLNAAGKVDKRAIREPHWAGRGRRIG, encoded by the coding sequence ATGTGGGGCACCCTGCCCGAGGTCTTCGACCGGGCGTGCCTTTACCACGCGGGAGCGACGGCGCTCGTCGACGGCGAGCGGCGGCTCACCTACCGGCAGATGCGGGAGTACGCGAACCGGGTGGCGCACGGCCTGGCCGCGCTCGGCGTCGGCCGCGGGGACCGGGTGGGTCTGCTGCTGCCCAACGTGCTGGAGTTCATCCCGACCCAGCACGGCATCTGGAAGGCCGGGGCGGCGCTCGTGCAGATGCCGGCGCGGGCCGCGGCCGCCGGGCATCGGGCCACGCTGCGCCAGACCGGGGCGACCACGCTGATCTACCACGAACGGTTCGACGACGTCGTCGCCGAGGCCCTCGCCGGCGTGCCGCAGCGGCCCCGGCTGATCCGGCTCGCCGCGAGCACACCGTCACCGGCTGGACCGGGCGGTCTGGCCGATTCGGCTGGTTCGGCTGGTTCGGCTGATTCGGTGCGCCGCGGCGGTCCCGTCGAGGCGGTGGACTCCGCCGGGCTCGGCCGCCTCGACTACGCGGCGTACTTCGGTGCCCAGCTCGACGGCCCGCCCGCGACGGTGCCACGCGAGGACGACGAGGCGTATGTGCTGTTCACCTCCGGCAGCACCGGCGAGCCGAAGGGCGTCGTCACCTCCCATGAGACCTGGGCGCACTACAGCATCACGGCCGGCCTGGAGATCGGCGACATCCGTCCGGGGGAGGTGTTCGCGCACGGCGCCCCGCTCACCCACTTCACCCAGATCTTCGTCATGCCGACGTTCCTGCGCGGTGGGACGAACGTGATGCTGCCGGGGCTCGACGTCGACCTGCTGCTGGGCACGGTGCAGCGGGAGCGTGTCACCGCCACGGCCGTGGTGCCGACGATCGTGTACCTGCTGCTCGACCATCCCGACCGGGCGTCCTACGACCTCTCCTCGCTGCACACGATGATCTACGCCGGGGCGCCGATCGCCCCGGAGCGCCTGCGCGAGGCCCTCGCCGTGTTCGGCCCGATCTTCGTGCAGACCTACGCGGGTACCGAGCCCGGCTACGTGTCCTGCCTGCGCAAGGAGGACCACCGGGTCGACAGCGAGCCCGGCCTGCGCCGGCTGGCCTCGGCCGGACGCCCGATCCCGTACGTGCGGGTGAGCATCCAGGACGAGGCCGACCGCCCGCTGCCGATCGGCGAGACCGGGGAGATCTGTTCGCGCCAGCTCGGGCAGATGCTGACCTACCTCGACCCCACCCGCAACGCCGAGGCGCTGCGCGACGGCTGGGTCCACACCGGCGACATCGGCCGCCTGGACGACGACGGCTTCCTCTACCTCGTCGACCGCAAGAAGGACATGGTGGTCAGCGGCGGGTTCAACGTCTTCCCACGCCAGGTGGAGGACGTGCTGCTCACCCATCCCGCGGTCGCGCAGGCCGCCGTCATCGGCGTGCCGCACGCGAAGTGGGGCGAGGCCGTGCACGCGGTCGTCGTCGCCCGGGCCGGGGCCGAGGTGACCGAGGCCGACCTGATCGCCCACGTCCGCCGGGAGCTGGGCGGGGTGCCCGCGCCCAAGTCGATCGAGTTCCGCGCCGGCCTGCCGCTCAACGCGGCCGGCAAGGTCGACAAACGGGCGATCCGCGAGCCGCACTGGGCCGGCCGCGGTCGCCGGATCGGTTGA
- a CDS encoding aldehyde dehydrogenase family protein, whose translation MGVPHHPLFIAGRWVDTADRYDLRSPATGELVATAARGGITHVDQAVDAAAAAHAAGDWRRTPPAERAALLHRVADRLQARLPELAALQSRENGATIRVSTALHLGLSIAHLRYLADLAGSYAFERPGPAMDPLPTAGLLRREPLGVVAAIVPWNIPLLVTIWKVAPALAAGNTVVLKPDEHAPLLPLELAAEFAAAGLPAGVLNVVTGDGDPVGAHLAAHPTVRKVAFTGSTEVGRAILRAAAGTVKRVTLELGGKGPNIILADADLPLVVDGALYAALANNGQACEAGTRLLVPAARQAEIVEALVDRAKGLRLGDPLDPATDVGPVISAGQRDRILGRLAAARAEGATIALGGATPTGPGFDVGYWVEPTVVTGAAATARIAREEVFGPVLTVLSYDSVDEAVALANDSDYGLSAGVWSADEARALDVARRLDAGMVYVNDWHVIHPAYPFGGTKQSGLGREGGPDALDAYTEQKIITLDRAGGLANRPAFGLVLGAPPEGLGAPPAGLDASPAGLGASPEGNHGGLR comes from the coding sequence ATGGGCGTACCGCACCACCCGCTGTTCATCGCCGGACGATGGGTCGACACCGCCGACCGGTACGACCTGCGCAGCCCCGCGACGGGCGAGCTCGTCGCGACCGCCGCGCGGGGCGGGATCACGCACGTCGACCAGGCGGTCGACGCCGCCGCGGCGGCGCACGCGGCGGGGGACTGGCGACGTACCCCCCCGGCCGAGCGGGCGGCGCTGCTGCACCGCGTCGCCGACCGGCTGCAGGCGCGGCTGCCCGAGCTCGCGGCGCTGCAGAGCCGGGAGAACGGCGCCACGATCCGGGTGAGCACCGCCCTGCACCTGGGCCTGTCGATCGCGCACCTGCGCTACCTTGCCGACCTCGCCGGCTCGTACGCGTTCGAGCGGCCCGGCCCGGCGATGGACCCGCTGCCCACCGCGGGCCTGCTGCGGCGCGAACCGCTCGGCGTCGTCGCCGCGATCGTGCCCTGGAACATCCCGCTGCTGGTGACGATCTGGAAGGTCGCCCCGGCGCTGGCCGCGGGCAACACCGTCGTGCTCAAGCCCGACGAGCACGCTCCGCTGCTGCCGCTGGAGCTGGCCGCCGAGTTCGCGGCGGCCGGCCTGCCGGCGGGCGTCCTCAACGTCGTCACCGGCGACGGCGACCCGGTCGGCGCCCACCTCGCCGCGCACCCGACGGTGCGCAAGGTGGCGTTCACCGGCTCCACCGAGGTGGGGCGCGCCATCCTGCGCGCGGCCGCCGGCACGGTGAAGCGGGTGACCCTGGAGCTGGGCGGCAAGGGTCCGAACATCATCCTGGCCGACGCCGACCTGCCGCTGGTGGTGGACGGTGCCCTGTACGCGGCGCTGGCGAACAACGGGCAGGCGTGTGAGGCCGGCACCCGCCTGCTCGTGCCGGCGGCCCGGCAGGCGGAGATCGTCGAGGCCCTGGTGGACCGCGCCAAGGGCCTGCGCCTGGGCGACCCGCTGGACCCGGCGACCGACGTCGGACCGGTGATCAGCGCCGGCCAGCGGGACCGGATCCTCGGCCGCCTGGCCGCCGCCCGCGCCGAGGGGGCCACGATCGCCCTCGGCGGGGCGACGCCGACCGGACCCGGCTTCGACGTCGGGTACTGGGTCGAACCCACCGTGGTCACCGGCGCCGCCGCCACCGCGCGGATCGCCCGCGAGGAGGTCTTCGGCCCGGTGCTGACCGTGCTGTCGTACGACTCCGTCGACGAGGCGGTGGCGCTGGCCAACGACAGCGACTACGGCCTGTCCGCCGGGGTGTGGAGCGCCGACGAGGCCCGCGCGCTCGACGTGGCCCGCCGGCTCGACGCCGGGATGGTCTACGTCAACGACTGGCACGTCATCCACCCCGCCTACCCGTTCGGCGGGACCAAGCAGAGCGGCCTGGGCCGCGAGGGTGGACCGGACGCGCTCGACGCCTACACCGAGCAGAAGATCATCACACTCGACCGGGCCGGCGGCCTGGCGAACCGGCCGGCGTTCGGGCTGGTGCTCGGCGCGCCACCAGAAGGGCTCGGCGCGCCACCGGCAGGGCTTGACGCGTCACCGGCAGGGCTTGGCGCGTCACCAGAAGGGAACCACGGTGGACTTCGCTGA
- a CDS encoding ATP-binding protein, with translation MSPTDPPAPIGPPAPTGPTRPIRRLLVANRGEIAARIIRTAHAMDIATVAVHADPDADAPYVAAADEAVALPGATPAETYLRADLLVEAALRTGADAVHPGYGFLAENAAFARACAAAGLTFVGPPPAAIEAMGSKTRAKELMAAAGVPVLPGLVVDEALLAGRDGGTVAAEAGLTFPLLVKAVFGGGGRGMRIARDAAELAAAVAAARREAASAFGDPTVFLEHLVDRPRHIEVQVFADSHGEVVHLFERECSIQRRYQKIIEEAPSAVVDAGLRERLGAAAVAAAAAIGYVGAGTVEFVLDRAGRFFFLEVNTRLQVEHPVTEQITGLDLVRAQLLVAEGAPLPAEVRTARITGHAVEARLCAEDVGAGFLPAAGTIHRFEVPTDPGIRVDSGVAAGSVVGVHYDSMIAKVVAHGATRDEALRRLARALSRTRVHGIATNRDLLVAVLRDPRFRAGEFDTGFLDRWDLVGLGAPAVGGDVLATHLIAATVAASSQRRAAAVLPGLPPGWRNVPGEPQRAVYTVTGGGTAGGTAGEVEVLYRWRGRGLDVSVGGRAHDVGVHRVGPDGVDLTVDGVRATVAVHRVGSRVYLDGRGASTAVDEIPRFVEPGAAAAAGSLAAPMPGTVVRVAVARDAAVAAGDVVVVLEAMKMEHPVVAPHDGVVSTLDVRRGQAVGGGDILAVISPVEPVGAVVAGAVAP, from the coding sequence GTGAGTCCCACCGACCCCCCAGCGCCCATCGGCCCCCCAGCACCCACCGGCCCGACGCGCCCGATCCGCCGGCTGCTCGTCGCCAACCGGGGCGAGATCGCCGCGCGGATCATCCGGACCGCGCACGCGATGGACATCGCCACCGTCGCCGTCCACGCCGATCCGGACGCCGACGCCCCGTACGTCGCCGCCGCGGACGAGGCCGTCGCGCTGCCCGGCGCGACGCCGGCCGAGACCTACCTGCGCGCCGACCTGCTCGTCGAGGCCGCCCTGCGCACCGGGGCCGACGCCGTCCACCCCGGCTATGGCTTCCTCGCCGAGAACGCCGCGTTCGCCCGGGCCTGCGCCGCCGCCGGCCTGACGTTCGTCGGACCGCCGCCGGCGGCGATCGAGGCGATGGGGTCGAAGACCCGGGCGAAAGAGCTGATGGCCGCCGCCGGGGTGCCGGTCCTGCCCGGCCTGGTCGTCGACGAGGCCCTGCTCGCCGGCCGCGACGGCGGGACCGTCGCCGCCGAGGCGGGCCTGACATTCCCGCTGCTGGTCAAGGCCGTCTTCGGCGGCGGCGGGCGGGGGATGCGCATCGCCCGGGACGCCGCGGAACTCGCCGCGGCGGTGGCGGCGGCCCGGCGCGAGGCGGCGTCGGCGTTCGGCGACCCGACGGTGTTCCTGGAGCATCTCGTCGACCGGCCCCGCCACATCGAGGTGCAGGTCTTCGCGGATTCCCACGGCGAGGTGGTGCACCTGTTCGAGCGGGAGTGCTCGATCCAACGGCGCTACCAGAAGATCATCGAGGAGGCGCCGTCCGCCGTGGTCGACGCCGGGCTGCGCGAGCGGCTCGGCGCCGCCGCCGTCGCCGCCGCCGCCGCGATCGGGTACGTCGGCGCGGGCACGGTCGAGTTCGTGCTCGACCGTGCCGGGCGCTTCTTCTTTCTGGAGGTCAACACCCGCCTGCAGGTCGAGCACCCGGTGACCGAGCAGATCACCGGCCTGGACCTGGTCCGCGCCCAGCTCCTGGTCGCCGAGGGCGCCCCGCTGCCGGCCGAGGTACGCACCGCCCGGATCACCGGCCATGCCGTCGAGGCCCGGCTGTGCGCCGAGGACGTCGGCGCCGGGTTCCTGCCGGCCGCCGGGACGATCCACCGCTTCGAGGTTCCGACCGATCCGGGCATCCGCGTCGACAGCGGCGTCGCGGCGGGGTCCGTCGTCGGCGTCCACTACGACTCGATGATCGCGAAGGTCGTCGCGCACGGGGCGACCCGTGACGAGGCGCTGCGCCGGCTCGCCCGGGCGCTGTCGCGGACCCGGGTGCACGGGATCGCCACCAACCGCGACCTGCTCGTGGCCGTGCTGCGCGACCCGCGGTTTCGGGCCGGCGAGTTCGACACGGGCTTCCTCGACCGGTGGGACCTCGTCGGGCTCGGCGCGCCCGCGGTGGGCGGGGACGTGCTGGCCACGCATCTCATCGCGGCCACCGTCGCCGCCTCGTCGCAGCGCCGGGCGGCGGCGGTCCTGCCGGGCCTGCCCCCCGGCTGGCGCAACGTTCCCGGCGAGCCGCAACGCGCCGTGTACACGGTGACGGGCGGCGGGACGGCCGGTGGCACGGCCGGTGAGGTCGAGGTGCTCTACCGGTGGCGGGGCCGGGGTCTCGACGTCAGCGTCGGCGGGCGGGCGCACGACGTCGGTGTTCACCGGGTCGGACCGGACGGGGTCGATCTCACCGTCGACGGCGTCCGGGCCACGGTGGCGGTGCACCGGGTCGGGTCGCGGGTCTACCTCGACGGCCGCGGCGCGTCGACGGCCGTCGACGAGATCCCCCGGTTCGTCGAGCCGGGTGCCGCCGCGGCGGCGGGGTCGCTGGCCGCTCCCATGCCGGGCACCGTCGTGCGCGTCGCGGTGGCGCGGGACGCGGCGGTGGCCGCCGGTGACGTCGTGGTCGTCCTGGAGGCGATGAAGATGGAACATCCGGTGGTCGCGCCGCACGACGGGGTGGTGAGCACGCTGGACGTCCGGCGCGGGCAGGCCGTCGGCGGCGGTGACATCCTCGCGGTCATCAGCCCGGTCGAGCCGGTCGGCGCCGTCGTGGCCGGGGCGGTGGCGCCGTGA
- a CDS encoding ketosteroid isomerase-related protein: protein MSSYRFAVQWLKAFRESAEKVCALYADEFLFEDLILDQSITDKAELHRVFAPYANADRDNGIGINLFRIDEYLGDARSGLIRWTWEPDGAAAFLGVPTGGRPFATSGQTFHVYDADGRIRRESTYWDAVAPLHTLGLPVSAHGGITAPVLAATH, encoded by the coding sequence ATGTCCTCCTACCGTTTCGCCGTACAGTGGCTCAAGGCATTCCGCGAGAGCGCGGAGAAGGTGTGCGCGCTGTATGCCGACGAGTTCCTCTTCGAGGACCTGATTCTCGACCAGTCCATCACCGACAAGGCGGAGCTGCACCGGGTCTTCGCCCCGTACGCCAACGCGGACCGGGACAACGGCATCGGTATCAACCTGTTCCGCATCGACGAGTACCTCGGCGACGCCCGCAGCGGTCTCATCCGCTGGACCTGGGAACCCGACGGAGCCGCGGCCTTTCTTGGGGTTCCCACCGGCGGGCGGCCCTTCGCCACCTCCGGCCAGACCTTCCACGTCTACGACGCCGACGGGCGCATCCGGCGCGAGTCGACCTACTGGGACGCCGTGGCGCCGCTGCACACCCTGGGACTGCCGGTGTCGGCCCACGGCGGGATCACCGCCCCGGTCCTCGCCGCCACCCACTGA
- a CDS encoding ketosteroid isomerase-related protein: protein MSQATEHAERWARAITADTDAAVALYADAVLYDDRRAVDHVVDTATDRTQVRERLAPFANQDPANGLGIHRFDVLEAIETTGGAGARAVTILWRWTGEHLAGFRGVPTGGRSLATRGQTWHQLDADGRIDRELTNWNDTPVLQQLGLPVLTPHYWVADADADAGAIAVSGAAPGVGTPTASATADGAGG from the coding sequence ATGAGCCAGGCGACCGAGCACGCCGAGCGGTGGGCGCGGGCGATCACCGCCGACACCGACGCCGCCGTCGCGCTCTACGCCGACGCGGTCCTCTACGACGACCGCCGGGCGGTCGACCACGTCGTGGACACGGCCACCGACCGCACGCAGGTGCGCGAGCGCCTCGCCCCCTTCGCGAACCAGGATCCGGCCAACGGCCTCGGCATCCACCGCTTCGACGTCCTGGAGGCCATCGAGACCACGGGCGGGGCCGGCGCCCGCGCCGTGACGATCCTGTGGCGGTGGACGGGCGAACATCTCGCCGGCTTCCGCGGAGTGCCGACCGGCGGGCGCTCCCTGGCCACCCGCGGCCAGACCTGGCATCAGCTCGACGCGGACGGCCGCATCGACCGTGAGCTGACCAACTGGAACGACACCCCGGTGCTCCAGCAGCTTGGCCTGCCGGTGCTCACCCCCCACTACTGGGTCGCCGACGCCGACGCCGACGCCGGCGCCATCGCGGTCTCGGGCGCGGCCCCGGGCGTCGGCACCCCCACCGCCTCAGCCACCGCCGACGGCGCCGGTGGCTGA